One Deltaproteobacteria bacterium genomic window carries:
- a CDS encoding class I SAM-dependent methyltransferase, producing MAMRNEAHFGPTGFYWFMVSHNILLHQECVQTGGRILDAWIGAHASTAPLRVLDLACGGEPVAIAALMEQFPAHVFEYTGVDIHADQAQQARSTFRWPANVHGTICEGNAWELQTLPLPGPFEIVFSGLNFHHGTPEELAFVGRALLTVMPRGGILLSHDLFRPSAIPYRRRPDRDAQSTAPFSLVSPADMVAAGIPARRLPGENSEPRDWREDLIAKLDQEIRRHGGDDVGREMNHAHIRARDFPVSAPELATILTEIGFETHVYDYEQSGHPMQEYFAMIAAYKL from the coding sequence GTGGCGATGCGCAATGAGGCCCACTTCGGCCCAACAGGTTTCTATTGGTTCATGGTCAGCCATAACATCCTCTTGCATCAGGAGTGCGTGCAGACGGGCGGACGGATTCTCGATGCATGGATCGGAGCACACGCGTCCACTGCCCCACTCCGGGTGCTAGATTTGGCCTGCGGAGGAGAACCGGTCGCTATCGCCGCACTCATGGAGCAGTTCCCTGCCCACGTATTTGAATATACCGGCGTTGATATTCATGCCGACCAAGCACAACAGGCCCGTTCGACATTTCGCTGGCCTGCCAATGTCCACGGCACGATCTGTGAGGGCAATGCCTGGGAATTGCAAACATTGCCGCTGCCGGGCCCGTTTGAGATCGTGTTTAGTGGATTGAACTTCCACCATGGGACACCGGAAGAACTCGCTTTTGTTGGTCGTGCCTTGCTTACTGTCATGCCCCGTGGGGGCATCTTGCTGAGTCACGACTTGTTTCGGCCGTCTGCCATTCCCTATCGTCGCCGCCCGGACCGCGATGCGCAATCGACGGCCCCTTTCTCTCTCGTGTCGCCAGCGGACATGGTCGCAGCCGGTATCCCTGCCCGCCGCCTCCCGGGGGAGAACAGCGAGCCACGTGATTGGCGGGAGGACCTCATTGCCAAGCTGGATCAAGAAATCCGCCGGCATGGTGGAGATGACGTAGGGCGCGAAATGAATCACGCCCATATCCGCGCCCGCGATTTCCCCGTCTCCGCTCCGGAACTGGCGACCATTTTGACCGAGATCGGCTTTGAGACCCACGTTTATGACTATGAGCAATCTGGTCATCCCATGCAGGAGTATTTTGCCATGATTGCGGCGTACAAATTGTGA